TAGAACTACTGAAGAACAATCCATCGCCTGAAATGCTCCCGTCAACGGTTTTCTATTCGAGTCCGGCGAACCGAAAACACCTGACGAAAttagcaaaaaattatttaatttccgATCCAAACCCTGACGCTGCAGCATTGAAGTCGCTATTTAAGGTTTGTGTTGCCTTGTCGTCATGAAGGTTATTGCTTTTGCAATAATGGAAAGAATGAGAACGAATAATAAGGGGGAGgtgaaaaataggaaaatgtgCAGTCTTCCTTTCTTGTTTTCTCGCCAATAGCTACTGTTGTATGTACAAACCAGATTCTTTTTACAGGCTCTTCGCCTCTTGAAAATATCCGACATAACTGTTTGCAATGACTATTGGTCGAAGGTAAATAACTTCATCATGTCGAATCcatcacaacaaaaattccACATGATCACAAAGTACTGTCATCGCTACATGCATTTCAACAATAACCTAAACGGAACGTACAAAAACTATCCGCTAGAAAAGACGTTAGTGAAATTACTAGTCAAAGATCTTGATGAGGGCATATCGGCTGTGATACCATCAAGATTCAGCAAAGCAGCATCGTTTATTCTAGCCTACGGTCACACACCGGACAAATACACTTTCCCGGAATACATTGTGCAGAAAATCGAAGCGATGCAGGAACAATTTACGGTTGTCGATTGTTTGACATTGACGCGGGGCATTCAAGTGGCACTGCAGATGAGGTGAAATGATCTTACAATTTGAATTGACGATAAACGAAGCGAAACAATTCGTTGCTTGTTTCAGATTCAATCGAGAAAGAAGTCCAGCGCTGATCCAACAGATCGTTCGCATGGAGAATGTGTTCAATGCGTGTACAGACAGGCATTTGGATCAGCCCAATCTTTCGTTGAGTGATTTGAATAGTGTTATTCGGTCGTACAGTAGTAGGAAATGTAAGTACAGTAAAACCAGCACCGGAGTGGCTCTACCCAAAAAACAACAGGTCCTTCGTGAATCGTTCGGAGTATGACGAATCCGAGCCTGAGTAAAACTCTTGGTTTGTTGAAGTTATCCCATTTACTCACCTACCTAGAGAGAAACATTTCCAACACTGTGATGTTCTGCATACTGACGACGATTTTCCGTCTATTTTAGCCGAGATGAAGGCATCAATTTACCGGAAAATGATTGAGAAATATGAAACCATTCATCACGAACCACTCAATTCGCGTATCATTCGAGACAtcactttcaatttaaatgtGGCCAAATATAGTGTGCCCACGTTGTGCAACAGCATAAATGAGTACGTTATAAAAAATCGTGAATTCGTTTTGGGCGACACCGTGCAAAAGGTTGGGACACAATTTCTTCTTACAATTTATCGATCACTAACGAGAAGTATTTAAGGTTCTGTACTGCTTCTACAATTTGAATTACTATCCGAAGGACGAGACCATTTTCGAATGTGCGACAGAGAGTATCAACAGGTGGGAGAAACCGTTTGCATTGATGTGTCAATTGTGTGTACGAaagttaattttcaatttgttagaGACTTCGACATTTTGAGCGGGCTAGCCGTTGTGGAGGGATGCTTAGCtttatccttttacaaagaGCTACCAGGACCCCTAATCGATCGAGTATTTAACATTAGCTTCATACAGCGCTTGGAAGACGAAATAGAGCAGTGCTACTCGAAAGATTTTTATCCACAGCGCGTTCTCAATTCCGTAATGCAATTGAACCGTGCGGTGTGCTTGGATTATCCAGAAAATGGAGTTCCCTGGTTTCAGCAGAACTACATCGAAGCTCAACTATCCAACCGTATGTGATCACTTTTTGGTAACAGTTTCGTTTTGGGAGATATAATTATGCCATTGCAGTGCCTACCACCAGAAATAAATTCCACAGAGACGTGAAGCAAGTGCTGATTGAATACGTCACCGACgaaaaactcttaaaaatcGATCACATCACCCCGTACGGTTACCGAATCGACTTCGTTTTGTATATTGATGCGAACAAGACTGTAATGATACCTCCGAAATTGAATGACCCAGTGCTGCACGTCGATAAGTAAGTCAACTGGTTCTGTTCAGTGAAGCGATTAGTTAACTCTGTTTCTGTTAAGGGTCGCCATACTGCTGCTAGACACGGACACATTATGCCAAAACGACTTTCAGAATGTGCGTGGCAAGCAAGTGCTTAAAGAAAGACATTTGGAAATGATGGGCTTTAAGGTGGTGCAAATCAACTACATTCAGTGGAATTCCATGTACATGAGTTTACCGGGAGCGAAAAGTGACTATGTGAAAGGCTTGTTGAGCTAGTGATCTGTAGTGAGACttagtaaattttgttttaattaaagagAAGAAAGCTGATTGAACCGAgagtcgtttttttttagtaataaTCGTTCGACCGAGAAAGTTATTGGCACATATTATGCTGCTCATCATTTAAGTCAGATGCAAGGTCAGGTGTAGAAAATGACTGCTAGCAATATATGGAACTGGGATACTAACAATTTATGGTCTACTTAAGATATctcttcatcatcatcgatATCTCTTAGAAGCattcttaacctgttacagacggcaagcatatgaccagtattattatcgggttgatttcaaatcttgtacttcaatgtttttaacacgcattttactatataagggatcatattacccagagcttgtcattattttttgcgtcgttatcgataagaGATGAATAGCCGTGTGTGAGGAAGAGCGAACACTCACCGAAAGCAAAAGAAACAGCAAGATCTTTCCGTCTCTCTTCTCCTTCAGTACCAGCCAAAATCATTCTCTCAGTTACTGgacctatttttggaaattttcattaggaaaatttccgaaaattcctAGGGAGAAACCACAGCGAGTGGTATAACAGGCTCGGGCGAATAAAGGTAAAATATTGTGCGAATAATGAATTAATAGTCGAATGGTGGGACAAGAGTTTCTATTATTGTTTCTCACTCGGAAAATCccgaaaaatttggaaaaagttccgaaacaTTCCGGAATAACCATGGTGGGACAGGTTCGGGCGAATAAAGGTAAAATATTGTGCGAATAATGTACGAATAGTTGAATGGTGGGACAAGATTTTCTATTGTTGTTTTCCcctctgaaaattccgaaaaaatcctgaaatttttaatggattttgcAGAACTTCTTCCGAATTTAAATTactaaaaataggccctgttcagttgatttttgaattttttacaaattttctttgaatttataGTTTCGGGACATTacaatggaacaaaaaaaaacaagtgaTTTGAAACCATTTCGATACTGCCTTAGAGTAGACCTGCTTCAATAAACAATTCCAGCCGATATTCTGTTTCGATAATGCACCTTTATTGTCCCAAAACATTTGAACGATTTCATCAAGTTAGTGAacgattttaacaaaaattgatcgccgatttataacaaaatgaaaaactcaCTTTGATTGCTACGAAATGCAATTTCTGAGAATGTATTTGAATACACAGAaaggaaaattataattttattaaaaaaacgtAAAGTAGTTTGTAGTTCTAGCCCAACCGAAAAACGCTTACGACGACGGCAAATTCAATAATGTACTTTGACCAGCAGGTAAATACGCCACTTGTCTCGAGCGTGATAGTTGATAGGCAATATCTTCGGCTGCTTCAATACGTCTCAACTCAATTAAACCGTCACCAGCATCGCCGAACGCTTTCGCTAAAAGTTCAGCAGCCTGAGCGTCACCTTCAGCCGAAATAATCGAAGCTTTCTTCTGTTGTTCGGCTTTCTCTACCAAGAATCGGGCTTTTTCGGCTTCTTGCTGGGCGACTTGTTTCATTTCGACGGCCTGCGTGAATTCTTTGCCGAATGTTAAGTGAGTGATTGAAATGTCATCCAAGATGACGCCGAATTGGGCAGCTCGTTCGGTTAAGTCGTCGGACACTTTTTGGGAAACCATCTGTGAATGGAAGAAaggtttttattgtaaatttggttGGAGGAACGTTTCGAAAGTAGTAACAAAGTCTAAGGGACCATTCAATAACTTTGCACGCGTTGCACAGTTGTTGACCCCTCATCCTTAGGGGTGAgtgcgtaatttatgaatggtcTCTTATTGTGATGGACAGTATGCGTTTCTGGTTGACCCAGGTTTGAGCTTCTACGAAAATAACGCTTCGTCATAACACATTTGGTAAATTAGAAGGAACAGGAAAACCCCACAAATGCCAAATGTCTAAAGTTCTCTTTAGACATTTGGCATTTGTGGGGTTTTCCTGTTCCTTCTAATTTACCAAATGTGTTATGACGAAGCgtcgagggggaaacaacaaGAGCGAATGGTAGGACAGGCTGCATTCGCCATTGGAGCGAATGTAGTATAGGGAAATATGAGCGAATGAGTTGAACGAACGAACCCAAATTATGAGCGAATGATGGGAAAATGTAGTCGAATGATGGGAAAATGTAGTCGAATGATGGGAAAATGTGAAGGGAaaatatgagcgaatgaaTGGAGTGAACGACGGGAAAATATGACCGAATGAATGGAGAATAAGAGCGAATGGCATTCGAATGCGAAGGGTGGGACAGGATTTTCCGttgttgtttccccctcgcGAAACGTTTTACATTCGCGTGAAATGATTTTACATGACGCAATTATGTGCAATTTGTTTCTTGAATGTTGAGGAGCAATAAATGTTTGGCGAAATTTTAGAACAATTTCTGTTGAGGTGTTGTTGGGATGGTTGAACTACAGGACTTGCACAAGAAATTGAggagaaaatcacaaaattctgGATTCCAGGAAAACGTTAAAGAGATCTACTAAGGAAATCCCACTGAACACATACCGTCTAACGGACAATaagcaacagaaaaaaaaaacaaaattggaaCCGAAAGTACCTCTCTCTGTGTGATCAATTCCCCAGCATCGAATTGCGCAACGACAGCCTTCAGCACTTCCGTTGTAATTGACGGCAGCACACGATCATCATAGTCCACACCAAGTATGGTATAAATTTTCGGCAATTGATCCGGAACCGGTCGGAACAGAATACGCAATGTGATGTTGACATTTTGTAAATCCTTGCTGCCCGTCACAACTGGAACATTTCTCGGCTGCGATCGAATGTCAAAGATGATCGGACGCTGGATCCACGGAATGAAGAAATGGGTTCCTTCGCCCACCACCAATTGTTTGATGCCCTGGAATCGATCGAATATGACAGCACGATGACCACCATCGACTGGATAGGGAAGACGAAACATAGTGAGTGATCGGCCTTTCGATTGAGTAAATAATGCAACAACAAACCATTATATAACGCAGAGTTGACAACACCTCCCGCTAGGGCAAGTCCGAGTCCAATCTGTCCGATACGGTTGAATAGTTGTGCCATTGTTTCTACGAGTTTAATTGGTTGGAAAAGTTAGGTTTGACAACACAAAATCAGATGAGgcaattttccatttgaatgtcggtttcaataaaatttcatcatcTTCGTTGAGGTTATGTCACAGTTATCGAGTGAAACGGATTGGTAGGAACAACAAGATTGATTGAAATCGAAACCCTAGCCTATTATCTGTCCGGCACTCACCTTAAGTAATTTTCAAACGAATAGGGAAGTTATGATTGACAATTACACCGGTGTAGCTTCTAGAAAACGTGAATATGACCGTCTTCGAGTTCTTCGCTtttttatcagagttttactGTCAAGAGAATGAACAGCCGAATTTTGCGTTCACTTCGCTCGCCGAcgtgaaacttttttttttgttccaccGAGAGTGGATGACCGTGATCGATGAATCCGACGaatgaacattttgttttgacatTTCACAGACGTAGAGAGAGAGAATTTGatttggttaaaaaaaaaatatttccacaaaattaaacaatttctgTCGTGTTATTGCATCAAATGGTcccatcaaaattaatttaatttaattccattCAATTCGGTGATAAATTTGTGTGGTGAATCTCTCAGTGGGATATGTTTAAGAATGGATTCAGAGGAAGAATCACTACTTGTTGGAAAATCCAAGGACGATCAAATTATTGATGaccaaatcaatgaaaataaatttagcaATGGAAATTGCACCACTGTTACAAGCCCTACGCCGAGCCGCAGATCCGATGAGCCAACGGAATTGAGCTTTGAAAAGAGTAAGTGTTATGCGTTCATCCCAAATCGTTTTATCTTTTGTTTTGCTGTTTGTCTTTTTGTGTGTCTCTATCGTCCCGTCTATTTGCATTGTTGTAAAAACTCTCCCATGCACCAATGAACTATGAActtgaaaacagaaatttttccgtttttgttttgttctaaCGATAAGCACCGCTAATGTGACGTTCTTTCATCCACACGACCAGATCCCGAAAACTCTGAGGAACGGtcaaaacgacaaaaaatcgaaaatgcacTGCAGAATCCCAATACGAATTTACAGACCTGGCAGAAGTTCGCAATTTCCGAATACGGCCTCATCAATGACGATCTGCGACGCAAAGTCTGGCCGCTATTGGTTGGCATCGATCCGGATATGGTTGAGCCGGCTCCCACATTAGATGAACTGAAAACACATCCCGAATACAATCAAGTGATATTGGACGTGAATCGGTCGCTGAAACGTTTTCCGCCTGGCATACCGTACGAACAGCGTATTGCCCTGCAAGATCAGTTGACTGTGCTCATTTTGCGTGTTATCATCAAGTATCCGCACTTGAAATATTATCAAGGCTATCACGATGTGGCTGTTACGTTCCTGCTGGTGGTCGGCGATGAGATTGCATTTCATGTTATGGAAATATTGTCGACGAATCATTTAGTCGAGTGTATGCAGGAAACAATGGAACCGACACAGAAACGACTTATGAGCTTGTATCCACTGTTACGGCGAGAGAAACCCGATCTGTGCGATTATCTGGAGAGGTGAATATATCGCAGTGGTACTGTGTTCGTGACGCGATCAAACTAAAACTAACTTTTTCAACAGGTCAACGGTAGGCACATTGTTTGCATTGCCGTGGTATCTGACGTGGTTCGGACATAGTCTAAATTCATATCGGGCGGTGGTACGTCTGTAC
This region of Bradysia coprophila strain Holo2 chromosome IV, BU_Bcop_v1, whole genome shotgun sequence genomic DNA includes:
- the LOC119085969 gene encoding FAST kinase domain-containing protein 1, mitochondrial isoform X2, which gives rise to MQTEVMTTILERLLEHLKNGESTDFSLGALSRFAVAVNLNPQLNESFVGQSIMRQVLFYIDRVTTSNELRLLAICLNNLRSLLSKDTIGLVEKKVYQFIEEGKLKDDQWAILKILQFLCFPYWSQGSFPLIRALLLELQEKIPTFNTRELEYVGMLCQVNFEPASVITTIAARALELLKNNPSPEMLPSTVFYSSPANRKHLTKLAKNYLISDPNPDAAALKSLFKALRLLKISDITVCNDYWSKVNNFIMSNPSQQKFHMITKYCHRYMHFNNNLNGTYKNYPLEKTLVKLLVKDLDEGISAVIPSRFSKAASFILAYGHTPDKYTFPEYIVQKIEAMQEQFTVVDCLTLTRGIQVALQMRFNRERSPALIQQIVRMENVFNACTDRHLDQPNLSLSDLNSVIRSYSSRKSEMKASIYRKMIEKYETIHHEPLNSRIIRDITFNLNVAKYSVPTLCNSINEYVIKNREFVLGDTVQKVLYCFYNLNYYPKDETIFECATESINRDFDILSGLAVVEGCLALSFYKELPGPLIDRVFNISFIQRLEDEIEQCYSKDFYPQRVLNSVMQLNRAVCLDYPENGVPWFQQNYIEAQLSNLPTTRNKFHRDVKQVLIEYVTDEKLLKIDHITPYGYRIDFVLYIDANKTVMIPPKLNDPVLHVDKVAILLLDTDTLCQNDFQNVRGKQVLKERHLEMMGFKVVQINYIQWNSMYMSLPGAKSDYVKGLLS
- the LOC119085978 gene encoding protein l(2)37Cc — protein: MAQLFNRIGQIGLGLALAGGVVNSALYNVDGGHRAVIFDRFQGIKQLVVGEGTHFFIPWIQRPIIFDIRSQPRNVPVVTGSKDLQNVNITLRILFRPVPDQLPKIYTILGVDYDDRVLPSITTEVLKAVVAQFDAGELITQREMVSQKVSDDLTERAAQFGVILDDISITHLTFGKEFTQAVEMKQVAQQEAEKARFLVEKAEQQKKASIISAEGDAQAAELLAKAFGDAGDGLIELRRIEAAEDIAYQLSRSRQVAYLPAGQSTLLNLPSS
- the LOC119085976 gene encoding TBC1 domain family member 20 — its product is MDSEEESLLVGKSKDDQIIDDQINENKFSNGNCTTVTSPTPSRRSDEPTELSFEKNPENSEERSKRQKIENALQNPNTNLQTWQKFAISEYGLINDDLRRKVWPLLVGIDPDMVEPAPTLDELKTHPEYNQVILDVNRSLKRFPPGIPYEQRIALQDQLTVLILRVIIKYPHLKYYQGYHDVAVTFLLVVGDEIAFHVMEILSTNHLVECMQETMEPTQKRLMSLYPLLRREKPDLCDYLERSTVGTLFALPWYLTWFGHSLNSYRAVVRLYDYFLASPILLPLYVTAAIVLYREDDIFKEDCDMASMHCVLSKLPDDLPFEYLLRYAEELYKKYPPDIIEKDVEEMIVREKLQRKLDQENMERRRREIQRRKAASTSIIRRILPGMLRHRRSVFVTTAFSILVGICAYYYKSHFIQAGIS
- the LOC119085969 gene encoding uncharacterized protein LOC119085969 isoform X1, translating into MLKVFRASAAAIGFYRCQRFSQSFLKLSRNQILPQRYLKCSLPFPNCHNVAYSAYSSTVPSRFLCTVDDNNYIDDLEETYDDLPDHADSGCTQIKNFLYPHLDNDDELLNQINNCESEDILLRTLFNNNLEGISRHHTILFVVKLWYCKNPKFKFKIMKVDNDIHMLLEKVLYHVGDMSFDELSVCFLFLTKLSINMQTEVMTTILERLLEHLKNGESTDFSLGALSRFAVAVNLNPQLNESFVGQSIMRQVLFYIDRVTTSNELRLLAICLNNLRSLLSKDTIGLVEKKVYQFIEEGKLKDDQWAILKILQFLCFPYWSQGSFPLIRALLLELQEKIPTFNTRELEYVGMLCQVNFEPASVITTIAARALELLKNNPSPEMLPSTVFYSSPANRKHLTKLAKNYLISDPNPDAAALKSLFKALRLLKISDITVCNDYWSKVNNFIMSNPSQQKFHMITKYCHRYMHFNNNLNGTYKNYPLEKTLVKLLVKDLDEGISAVIPSRFSKAASFILAYGHTPDKYTFPEYIVQKIEAMQEQFTVVDCLTLTRGIQVALQMRFNRERSPALIQQIVRMENVFNACTDRHLDQPNLSLSDLNSVIRSYSSRKSEMKASIYRKMIEKYETIHHEPLNSRIIRDITFNLNVAKYSVPTLCNSINEYVIKNREFVLGDTVQKVLYCFYNLNYYPKDETIFECATESINRDFDILSGLAVVEGCLALSFYKELPGPLIDRVFNISFIQRLEDEIEQCYSKDFYPQRVLNSVMQLNRAVCLDYPENGVPWFQQNYIEAQLSNLPTTRNKFHRDVKQVLIEYVTDEKLLKIDHITPYGYRIDFVLYIDANKTVMIPPKLNDPVLHVDKVAILLLDTDTLCQNDFQNVRGKQVLKERHLEMMGFKVVQINYIQWNSMYMSLPGAKSDYVKGLLS